The following coding sequences lie in one Numida meleagris isolate 19003 breed g44 Domestic line chromosome Z, NumMel1.0, whole genome shotgun sequence genomic window:
- the LOC110390164 gene encoding histone H3.v1-like — MEERPPSRLRVAWEKSGAPQERRPPPEPYEVTEVQPLHADADWLPVYEEEENEEEKDEEEEKEEEEEEEEKDKEEAKEIIEDFLSFTEEEEMRKMTFLERICTICRNRKKRGLSESLAVFSREKNLVAKVKELLENEPTDQLCTAVRYQAVLAIAALRYQPSPWFCQRIPRAQSWWSGP, encoded by the exons ATGGAGGAGAGACCGCCCAGCCGCCTCAGGGTGGCCTGGGAGAAGAGTGGGGCTCCCCAGGAGAGAAGACCTCCACCGGAGCCCTACGAGGTGACCGAGGTGCAGCCGCTGCATGCCG ATGCTGACTGGCTGCCTGTGTatgaagaggaggagaatgaggaggagaaggatgaggaagaggagaaggaggaggaggaggaggaggaggagaaggataAGGAGGAGGCCAAAGAAATCATTGAGGACTTTCTCAGCTTTACAGAAGAG GAGGAGATGCGAAAGATGACATTCCTGGAGAGAATCTGCACCATTTGCAGAAACCGCAAAAAGAGGGGCTTGAGTGAGAGCCTGGCTGTTTTCTCCCGTGAAAAAAACTTGGTAGCGAAAGTCAAG gagctgctggaaaatGAGCCCACGGaccagctgtgcacagcagtgCGCTACCAAGCCGTGCTTGCGATCGCCGCCTTGAGGTACCAGCCCAGCCCCTGGTTTTGCCAGCGCATCCCCAGAGCACAATCCTGGTGGTCCGGACCCTAG
- the LOC110390163 gene encoding uncharacterized protein LOC110390163 isoform X4, translated as MDNMLQMLLVSHHTSSCEEPWNILEVLLRFTSTQNKSVCERAMERISKLISFITSSHWQEPFGKFFQPSQRTRIVHMTLEIIGDCGTEDKEWANFMLGVFLRDPATWLTDVPKILEFIQRNLGSNRTSLQQALSSVLLVMTKQFPRDVLTSVLTDLPQCDSTTLDIWKRVLTLPETSERILEELCPVLQDQQLCAVFNVTTAKLGLLHLTMMPPTEENLKKLRKPILLQRFLKIESLPILWLVLRGLVLLSERPETARGMQALLPGVMKTLRFANTHIVLKALNICRNVMSHLRKREASLIALELAQKLLPLFNHVSSEVRECSIRLFKDVTEAVVWWLKGTMKKNVHRGLLPLLFHMSDESPSVAQASGEALVACAKFLNWKKLKHLAKRQKKMEIKEYLGWLCSAPQTTVRES; from the exons ATGGACAACATGCTGCAGATGTTGCTGGTCAGCCATCACACCTCCAGCTGTGAGGAGCCGTGGAATATCTTGGAG GTGCTGCTACGCTTCACCAGCACCCAGAACAAAAGTGTGTGTGAGAGGGCCATGGAACGGATCTCAAAGCTTATCAGTTTCATCACCAGCAGTCACTGGCAGGAG CCATTTGGAAAATTCTTTCAACCTTCTCAGAGGACACGCATCGTCCACATGACCCTTGAGATCATTGGAGACTGCGGCACTGAGGACAAGGAGTGGGCCAATTTTATGCTGGGTGTATTTCTGAGAGACCCTGCTACCTGGCTGACGGAT GTGCCCAAGATTCTGGAGTTCATCCAGAGAAATCTGGGAAGCAACAGGACATCCCTTCAGCAGGCCCTCTCCTCAGTGCTTCTTGTGATGACCAAACAGTTTCCCAGGGATGTGCTGACAAGTGTGTTGACCGACCTTCCTCAGTGTGACAG CACTACCCTGGACATCTGGAAGAGAGTGCTTACTCTGCCAGAAACTTCAGAGAGGATCTTGGAAGAACTGTGCCCTGTTCTCCAGGACCAACAGCTATGTGCGGTCTTTAACGTCACCACAGCAAAGTTGGGCCTCCTTCACTTGACT ATGATGCCTCCCACTGAAGAGAACCTGAAAAAGTTGCGTAAACCAATACTGCTCCAGAGGTTTCTGAAGATTGAAAGCCTTCCAATACTCTGGCTGGTGCTCAGAGGCCTTGTCCTGCTGTCAGAGAGACCTGAGACG GCAAGAGGAATGCAGGCCCTGTTGCCAGGTGTCATGAAAACTCTGCGGTTTGCCAACACGCACATTGTTCTGAAGGCGCTGAATATCTGCAGAAATGTAATGAGTCATCTGAGGAAGAGGGAGGCCAGTCTCATTGCTCTGGAGCTGGCTCAGAAGCTCCTGCCTCTATTTAATCAC GTGTCAAGTGAAGTGCGAGAGTGTTCCATCCGCCTCTTCAAAGATGTGACAGAGGCTGTGGTGTGGTGGCTAAAGGGAACCATGAAGAAGAACGTGCACAGGGGCCTGCTACCTCTGCTGTTTCACATGAGTGACGAGAGCCCGAGTGTTGCACAG GCCTCTGGGGAAGCCCTTGTTGCTTGTGCAAAGTTCCTGAACTGGAAGAAGCTCAAGCACCTGgccaagaggcagaaaaaaatggagatcaAGGAATATTTG GGCTggctctgcagtgctcctcAGACCACAGTGAGGGAAAGCTGA
- the LOC110390163 gene encoding uncharacterized protein LOC110390163 isoform X3 produces MDNMLQMLLVSHHTSSCEEPWNILEVLLRFTSTQNKSVCERAMERISKLISFITSSHWQEPFGKFFQPSQRTRIVHMTLEIIGDCGTEDKEWANFMLGVFLRDPATWLTDVPKILEFIQRNLGSNRTSLQQALSSVLLVMTKQFPRDVLTSVLTDLPQCDSTTLDIWKRVLTLPETSERILEELCPVLQDQQLCAVFNVTTAKLGLLHLTMMPPTEENLKKLRKPILLQRFLKIESLPILWLVLRGLVLLSERPETARGMQALLPGVMKTLRFANTHIVLKALNICRNVMSHLRKREASLIALELAQKLLPLFNHVSSEVRECSIRLFKDVTEAVVWWLKGTMKKNVHRGLLPLLFHMSDESPSVAQASGEALVACAKFLNWKKLKHLAKRQKKMEIKEYLLSSLWKMTPIQQSVLWQLR; encoded by the exons ATGGACAACATGCTGCAGATGTTGCTGGTCAGCCATCACACCTCCAGCTGTGAGGAGCCGTGGAATATCTTGGAG GTGCTGCTACGCTTCACCAGCACCCAGAACAAAAGTGTGTGTGAGAGGGCCATGGAACGGATCTCAAAGCTTATCAGTTTCATCACCAGCAGTCACTGGCAGGAG CCATTTGGAAAATTCTTTCAACCTTCTCAGAGGACACGCATCGTCCACATGACCCTTGAGATCATTGGAGACTGCGGCACTGAGGACAAGGAGTGGGCCAATTTTATGCTGGGTGTATTTCTGAGAGACCCTGCTACCTGGCTGACGGAT GTGCCCAAGATTCTGGAGTTCATCCAGAGAAATCTGGGAAGCAACAGGACATCCCTTCAGCAGGCCCTCTCCTCAGTGCTTCTTGTGATGACCAAACAGTTTCCCAGGGATGTGCTGACAAGTGTGTTGACCGACCTTCCTCAGTGTGACAG CACTACCCTGGACATCTGGAAGAGAGTGCTTACTCTGCCAGAAACTTCAGAGAGGATCTTGGAAGAACTGTGCCCTGTTCTCCAGGACCAACAGCTATGTGCGGTCTTTAACGTCACCACAGCAAAGTTGGGCCTCCTTCACTTGACT ATGATGCCTCCCACTGAAGAGAACCTGAAAAAGTTGCGTAAACCAATACTGCTCCAGAGGTTTCTGAAGATTGAAAGCCTTCCAATACTCTGGCTGGTGCTCAGAGGCCTTGTCCTGCTGTCAGAGAGACCTGAGACG GCAAGAGGAATGCAGGCCCTGTTGCCAGGTGTCATGAAAACTCTGCGGTTTGCCAACACGCACATTGTTCTGAAGGCGCTGAATATCTGCAGAAATGTAATGAGTCATCTGAGGAAGAGGGAGGCCAGTCTCATTGCTCTGGAGCTGGCTCAGAAGCTCCTGCCTCTATTTAATCAC GTGTCAAGTGAAGTGCGAGAGTGTTCCATCCGCCTCTTCAAAGATGTGACAGAGGCTGTGGTGTGGTGGCTAAAGGGAACCATGAAGAAGAACGTGCACAGGGGCCTGCTACCTCTGCTGTTTCACATGAGTGACGAGAGCCCGAGTGTTGCACAG GCCTCTGGGGAAGCCCTTGTTGCTTGTGCAAAGTTCCTGAACTGGAAGAAGCTCAAGCACCTGgccaagaggcagaaaaaaatggagatcaAGGAATATTTG ctctccagcctttGGAAGATGACGCCCATCCAGCAGTCCGTTCTGTGGCAACTGAGATAA
- the LOC110390163 gene encoding maestro heat-like repeat family member 5 isoform X1 → MDNMLQMLLVSHHTSSCEEPWNILEVLLRFTSTQNKSVCERAMERISKLISFITSSHWQEPFGKFFQPSQRTRIVHMTLEIIGDCGTEDKEWANFMLGVFLRDPATWLTDVPKILEFIQRNLGSNRTSLQQALSSVLLVMTKQFPRDVLTSVLTDLPQCDSTTLDIWKRVLTLPETSERILEELCPVLQDQQLCAVFNVTTAKLGLLHLTMMPPTEENLKKLRKPILLQRFLKIESLPILWLVLRGLVLLSERPETARGMQALLPGVMKTLRFANTHIVLKALNICRNVMSHLRKREASLIALELAQKLLPLFNHVSSEVRECSIRLFKDVTEAVVWWLKGTMKKNVHRGLLPLLFHMSDESPSVAQASGEALVACAKFLNWKKLKHLAKRQKKMEIKEYLLQQDKGRVDEYLWQSLLYVKDSQATVRYEAAEFTGLALQCSSDHSEGKLNILCSALQPLEDDAHPAVRSVATEIIQRCQSHQAEPAQSRLAALCCWP, encoded by the exons ATGGACAACATGCTGCAGATGTTGCTGGTCAGCCATCACACCTCCAGCTGTGAGGAGCCGTGGAATATCTTGGAG GTGCTGCTACGCTTCACCAGCACCCAGAACAAAAGTGTGTGTGAGAGGGCCATGGAACGGATCTCAAAGCTTATCAGTTTCATCACCAGCAGTCACTGGCAGGAG CCATTTGGAAAATTCTTTCAACCTTCTCAGAGGACACGCATCGTCCACATGACCCTTGAGATCATTGGAGACTGCGGCACTGAGGACAAGGAGTGGGCCAATTTTATGCTGGGTGTATTTCTGAGAGACCCTGCTACCTGGCTGACGGAT GTGCCCAAGATTCTGGAGTTCATCCAGAGAAATCTGGGAAGCAACAGGACATCCCTTCAGCAGGCCCTCTCCTCAGTGCTTCTTGTGATGACCAAACAGTTTCCCAGGGATGTGCTGACAAGTGTGTTGACCGACCTTCCTCAGTGTGACAG CACTACCCTGGACATCTGGAAGAGAGTGCTTACTCTGCCAGAAACTTCAGAGAGGATCTTGGAAGAACTGTGCCCTGTTCTCCAGGACCAACAGCTATGTGCGGTCTTTAACGTCACCACAGCAAAGTTGGGCCTCCTTCACTTGACT ATGATGCCTCCCACTGAAGAGAACCTGAAAAAGTTGCGTAAACCAATACTGCTCCAGAGGTTTCTGAAGATTGAAAGCCTTCCAATACTCTGGCTGGTGCTCAGAGGCCTTGTCCTGCTGTCAGAGAGACCTGAGACG GCAAGAGGAATGCAGGCCCTGTTGCCAGGTGTCATGAAAACTCTGCGGTTTGCCAACACGCACATTGTTCTGAAGGCGCTGAATATCTGCAGAAATGTAATGAGTCATCTGAGGAAGAGGGAGGCCAGTCTCATTGCTCTGGAGCTGGCTCAGAAGCTCCTGCCTCTATTTAATCAC GTGTCAAGTGAAGTGCGAGAGTGTTCCATCCGCCTCTTCAAAGATGTGACAGAGGCTGTGGTGTGGTGGCTAAAGGGAACCATGAAGAAGAACGTGCACAGGGGCCTGCTACCTCTGCTGTTTCACATGAGTGACGAGAGCCCGAGTGTTGCACAG GCCTCTGGGGAAGCCCTTGTTGCTTGTGCAAAGTTCCTGAACTGGAAGAAGCTCAAGCACCTGgccaagaggcagaaaaaaatggagatcaAGGAATATTTG ctgcagcaggacaaggggaggGTTGATGAATACCTGTGGCAGAGCCTGCTGTACGTGAAGGATTCTCAGGCCACTGTGCGATATGAGGCTGCCGAATTCACGG GGCTggctctgcagtgctcctcAGACCACAGTGAGGGAAAGCTGAACATACTCTGCAGTG ctctccagcctttGGAAGATGACGCCCATCCAGCAGTCCGTTCTGTGGCAACTGAGATAATCCAGAGATGTCAAAGCCATCAGGCAgaaccagcacagagcaggcttgcagcactgtgctgctggcccTGA
- the LOC110390163 gene encoding maestro heat-like repeat family member 5 isoform X2, protein MDNMLQMLLVSHHTSSCEEPWNILEVLLRFTSTQNKSVCERAMERISKLISFITSSHWQEPFGKFFQPSQRTRIVHMTLEIIGDCGTEDKEWANFMLGVFLRDPATWLTDVPKILEFIQRNLGSNRTSLQQALSSVLLVMTKQFPRDVLTSVLTDLPQCDSTTLDIWKRVLTLPETSERILEELCPVLQDQQLCAVFNVTTAKLGLLHLTMMPPTEENLKKLRKPILLQRFLKIESLPILWLVLRGLVLLSERPETARGMQALLPGVMKTLRFANTHIVLKALNICRNVMSHLRKREASLIALELAQKLLPLFNHVSSEVRECSIRLFKDVTEAVVWWLKGTMKKNVHRGLLPLLFHMSDESPSVAQASGEALVACAKFLNWKKLKHLAKRQKKMEIKEYLLQQDKGRVDEYLWQSLLYVKDSQATVRYEAAEFTALQPLEDDAHPAVRSVATEIIQRCQSHQAEPAQSRLAALCCWP, encoded by the exons ATGGACAACATGCTGCAGATGTTGCTGGTCAGCCATCACACCTCCAGCTGTGAGGAGCCGTGGAATATCTTGGAG GTGCTGCTACGCTTCACCAGCACCCAGAACAAAAGTGTGTGTGAGAGGGCCATGGAACGGATCTCAAAGCTTATCAGTTTCATCACCAGCAGTCACTGGCAGGAG CCATTTGGAAAATTCTTTCAACCTTCTCAGAGGACACGCATCGTCCACATGACCCTTGAGATCATTGGAGACTGCGGCACTGAGGACAAGGAGTGGGCCAATTTTATGCTGGGTGTATTTCTGAGAGACCCTGCTACCTGGCTGACGGAT GTGCCCAAGATTCTGGAGTTCATCCAGAGAAATCTGGGAAGCAACAGGACATCCCTTCAGCAGGCCCTCTCCTCAGTGCTTCTTGTGATGACCAAACAGTTTCCCAGGGATGTGCTGACAAGTGTGTTGACCGACCTTCCTCAGTGTGACAG CACTACCCTGGACATCTGGAAGAGAGTGCTTACTCTGCCAGAAACTTCAGAGAGGATCTTGGAAGAACTGTGCCCTGTTCTCCAGGACCAACAGCTATGTGCGGTCTTTAACGTCACCACAGCAAAGTTGGGCCTCCTTCACTTGACT ATGATGCCTCCCACTGAAGAGAACCTGAAAAAGTTGCGTAAACCAATACTGCTCCAGAGGTTTCTGAAGATTGAAAGCCTTCCAATACTCTGGCTGGTGCTCAGAGGCCTTGTCCTGCTGTCAGAGAGACCTGAGACG GCAAGAGGAATGCAGGCCCTGTTGCCAGGTGTCATGAAAACTCTGCGGTTTGCCAACACGCACATTGTTCTGAAGGCGCTGAATATCTGCAGAAATGTAATGAGTCATCTGAGGAAGAGGGAGGCCAGTCTCATTGCTCTGGAGCTGGCTCAGAAGCTCCTGCCTCTATTTAATCAC GTGTCAAGTGAAGTGCGAGAGTGTTCCATCCGCCTCTTCAAAGATGTGACAGAGGCTGTGGTGTGGTGGCTAAAGGGAACCATGAAGAAGAACGTGCACAGGGGCCTGCTACCTCTGCTGTTTCACATGAGTGACGAGAGCCCGAGTGTTGCACAG GCCTCTGGGGAAGCCCTTGTTGCTTGTGCAAAGTTCCTGAACTGGAAGAAGCTCAAGCACCTGgccaagaggcagaaaaaaatggagatcaAGGAATATTTG ctgcagcaggacaaggggaggGTTGATGAATACCTGTGGCAGAGCCTGCTGTACGTGAAGGATTCTCAGGCCACTGTGCGATATGAGGCTGCCGAATTCACGG ctctccagcctttGGAAGATGACGCCCATCCAGCAGTCCGTTCTGTGGCAACTGAGATAATCCAGAGATGTCAAAGCCATCAGGCAgaaccagcacagagcaggcttgcagcactgtgctgctggcccTGA